One part of the Phragmites australis chromosome 3, lpPhrAust1.1, whole genome shotgun sequence genome encodes these proteins:
- the LOC133910754 gene encoding uncharacterized protein LOC133910754 — protein MDETDVAEQAATTSRDWDGLPGDLLTCIGGLLGLPARLCFRGVCRSWSAALALPAMPSPWLVIPDGWNICDRDRFSFHSLPTRSPMRWTLQGERCIGSSGGWLALVDAGLSITLLNPLTDAQQAVRLPPLGPLRRDGIFAYTPMSPDGTLQLRTQKDKILFSRAQNCLVQRVAFAPNPTAQDYAVAVLCRDDQGLAFTTASSNGWQWLDWPVAAGRAAPQDGDEEEVEVDAVYVNCDLDLVYHGGKFYYMTLCGQIWALDPAAPSPVAPVPFAKWRPPGPDHYHYGKHLVFTDDGALHVVWSDVPGLSDATCARPMRMHVKRYEPSRRARRWRKVRHLGGSAFLIGNRNHSVAVPVPASSPSTWLRPNCVYFTDLAPGSDNFKDRDEYVDPGEIWEFDVETGSFRACDLGGLDWFDWHKAIWFTPRGGGNPITDRIVSFAQLFPHLICK, from the coding sequence ATGGATGAGACGGACGTGGCAGAGCAGGCAGCGACGACGTCCCGCGACTGGGACGGCCTGCCCGGTGATCTCTTGACGTGCATCGGCGGGCTCCTTGGCCTCCCTGCCCGCCTATGCTTCCGCGGAGTGtgccggtcctggagcgcagcGCTAGCGCTCCCGGCGATGCCATCCCCGTGGCTGGTGATCCCTGACGGCTGGAACATCTGCGACAGGGACCGCTTCAGTTTTCACTCGCTCCCGACGCGCAGCCCCATGCGGTGGACGCTCCAGGGCGAGCGCTGCATCGGCTCCAGCGGCGGCTGGCTCGCCCTCGTCGACGCCGGCCTCAGCATCACGCTGCTGAACCCCCTCACGGACGCGCAGCAAGCAGTCCGCCTGCCTCCGCTCGGCCCGCTCCGACGCGACGGCATCTTTGCCTACACGCCAATGTCGCCCGACGGCACGCTGCAGCTACGTACCCAAAAAGACAAAATACTCTTTTCCAGGGCTCAGAATTGTTTGGTCCAAAGGGTGGCCTTCGCCCCCAACCCTACCGCGCAGGACTACGCGGTCGCCGTCCTCTGCCGCGACGACCAAGGCCTGGCGTTCACGACGGCAAGCAGCAACGGTTGGCAGTGGCTGGACTGGCCCGTCGCGGCTGGCCGCGCCGCCCCACAAGatggcgacgaggaggaggtcgaggtCGATGCCGTATATGTCAACTGTGACCTGGACCTTGTCTACCATGGAGGCAAGTTCTACTACATGACGCTGTGCGGGCAGATATGGGCCCTCGACCCTGCCGCACCGTCTCCAGTCGCGCCGGTGCCGTTCGCCAAGTGGCGCCCCCCAGGCCCCGACCACTATCACTACGGGAAGCACCTCGTGTTCACCGACGACGGGGCGCTGCACGTGGTGTGGAGCGACGTCCCCGGCCTGTCCGATGCCACGTGCGCCCGCCCGATGCGAATGCATGTTAAGAGGTACGAGCCGAGCAGGCGCGCGCGGCGCTGGAGGAAGGTGCGGCACCTGGGCGGCAGCGCCTTCCTCATCGGCAACCGCAACCACTCGGTGGCGGTGCCGGTGCCGGCCTCTTCGCCGTCGACGTGGTTGAGGCCCAACTGCGTCTACTTCACCGACTTGGCTCCAGGTTCCGACAACTTCAAGGATCGCGACGAGTATGTGGACCCGGGGGAGATTTGGGAGTTCGACGTGGAGACCGGTAGCTTTCGGGCGTGCGACCTCGGAGGCTTGGATTGGTTTGACTGGCATAAGGCCATCTGGTTTACACCTAGGGGTGGTGGGAATCCGATTACAGACCGGATAGTTTCCTTCGCACAGTTGTTTCCACATCTTATTTGCAAGTAA